One Falsihalocynthiibacter arcticus DNA segment encodes these proteins:
- a CDS encoding metal ABC transporter substrate-binding protein, whose amino-acid sequence MLARKSLWAITCLAAFAAATPITAKEKFKALTTFTVIADMARNVAGDAAEVVSITKPGAEIHGYQPTPRDLIKAQDADLILWNGMNLELWFEQFIGNLSDVPEAILTEGIVPMDIVEGDYQGRPNPHAWMSLENAMIYVDNIAAAFTEHDPENATIYMENAQAYKAQLTAEIAPLRDGILAIPEEDRWLATCEGAFSYLIRDYGMKELYLWPINADQTGTPQQVRKVIDAVRANNVKAIFCESTVSSDPAKQVARETGTAFGGVLYVDSLTTADGDVPTYIDLLRVTSQTILDGLGGNQ is encoded by the coding sequence ATGCTGGCGCGAAAATCACTATGGGCGATCACATGTTTGGCGGCTTTTGCGGCGGCCACACCCATCACCGCAAAAGAGAAATTTAAGGCACTCACGACCTTTACTGTGATTGCAGATATGGCCAGAAACGTCGCTGGAGACGCCGCCGAAGTTGTGTCGATCACCAAGCCCGGGGCGGAAATCCACGGCTATCAACCCACACCGCGCGACCTGATCAAGGCCCAAGACGCGGACTTAATTCTGTGGAACGGGATGAACTTGGAGTTGTGGTTTGAGCAGTTCATTGGCAACCTGAGCGATGTACCGGAGGCCATCCTAACCGAAGGCATCGTCCCGATGGATATCGTCGAGGGCGACTATCAGGGACGCCCCAATCCACACGCCTGGATGTCCCTCGAGAATGCGATGATTTACGTGGATAATATCGCCGCGGCCTTTACGGAGCACGACCCCGAAAATGCGACGATTTATATGGAAAACGCGCAGGCATATAAGGCGCAGCTCACGGCTGAAATTGCGCCGCTTCGCGACGGAATCCTCGCCATTCCAGAAGAGGATCGCTGGCTGGCGACGTGCGAAGGGGCCTTTAGTTATTTGATCCGTGACTACGGAATGAAGGAACTTTACCTCTGGCCGATCAACGCCGATCAAACGGGCACACCTCAGCAAGTGCGCAAGGTGATCGACGCGGTGCGCGCCAATAATGTGAAGGCGATTTTCTGCGAAAGTACGGTGAGTTCGGACCCCGCGAAACAGGTCGCCCGCGAGACGGGGACAGCTTTTGGCGGCGTTCTCTATGTGGACAGTCTGACCACAGCGGACGGCGACGTGCCCACGTATATCGACCTTCTGCGCGTGACCTCGCAAACAATTCTGGACGGGTTGGGGGGCAACCAATGA
- a CDS encoding metal ABC transporter permease: MIDTLLMPFQFAFMHNAFYIVLIVSVPTSLLSCFLVLKGWSLMGDAVSHAVLPGIVLAYIAGIPLIIGAFVAGMTCALVTGFLADNSRVKQDTIMGVVFSGMFGFGVVLYTKVKSDVHLDHILFGNVLGVGPEDLWTAGIVSLIVSAILLMKWRDFLLHAFDPIQAKASGLAVGFLHYGMLAILSLTIVATLKAAGIILAIALLISPGAIAFLLTRRFEYMLMISVAVTMASMCFGLYISVFIDSAPAPTIVLVLTFVFIVVFVGTQIRNARVTT, from the coding sequence ATGATCGATACCCTCCTGATGCCGTTTCAATTCGCGTTTATGCACAATGCGTTTTACATCGTTTTGATCGTCTCGGTGCCCACGTCCTTACTGTCGTGTTTTCTGGTTCTCAAGGGGTGGTCCCTGATGGGCGACGCCGTAAGCCATGCGGTCCTTCCGGGGATTGTTCTGGCCTATATTGCGGGTATCCCGTTGATAATTGGCGCTTTTGTGGCGGGAATGACTTGCGCGCTGGTGACAGGATTTTTGGCCGACAATAGCCGCGTGAAACAGGATACGATCATGGGCGTCGTGTTTTCGGGCATGTTTGGCTTTGGGGTGGTGCTCTATACCAAGGTCAAAAGCGACGTCCATCTTGACCATATCCTGTTTGGCAACGTGCTCGGTGTCGGCCCAGAAGACCTCTGGACGGCGGGCATTGTTTCGCTGATTGTCTCGGCAATTCTCCTGATGAAATGGCGCGATTTTCTGTTGCACGCCTTTGATCCGATTCAGGCCAAGGCTTCCGGTTTGGCCGTCGGCTTTTTGCACTATGGGATGTTGGCAATTTTGTCGCTGACGATTGTGGCGACGCTCAAGGCTGCGGGCATTATTCTGGCGATTGCCCTGCTTATCTCCCCCGGTGCCATCGCGTTTTTGCTGACTCGACGCTTTGAATATATGCTGATGATTTCGGTGGCCGTCACCATGGCGTCGATGTGTTTTGGCCTTTATATCAGCGTCTTTATCGATAGTGCGCCAGCCCCAACCATTGTCTTGGTTTTGACTTTTGTTTTCATTGTGGTTTTTGTCGGGACTCAAATCCGAAATGCGCGGGTCACAACTTAG
- a CDS encoding TetR family transcriptional regulator, whose product MAARRVFTDNGYDGAGLREIAGVAGVNVALINRYFGSKDGLFKAAIIEHLHLEEIFDGEMNTLGQRIADYFLAHPVKKEGYDPTLAILRSTSSEHSVRVISEALEATFNDVLASRFPDIDPKTRRAKTGLLVSVMLGYDMMRRVFKISALGEDTSNEVRSLLAQNIQSIVDAKI is encoded by the coding sequence GTGGCCGCACGTCGTGTGTTTACGGATAACGGATATGATGGAGCTGGACTGCGCGAAATCGCTGGGGTTGCAGGGGTAAATGTCGCCCTCATCAATCGGTATTTCGGCTCCAAAGATGGGCTTTTTAAGGCCGCAATCATTGAACATTTGCACCTCGAAGAAATTTTCGACGGCGAGATGAACACTTTGGGCCAACGGATAGCCGATTATTTCCTCGCCCATCCCGTCAAAAAAGAAGGCTATGATCCCACGCTCGCGATCTTGCGATCAACCTCGAGCGAACACTCCGTGCGGGTTATTTCCGAGGCTCTAGAAGCGACCTTTAACGACGTTTTAGCAAGCCGATTTCCGGACATTGATCCCAAAACGCGCAGGGCCAAAACAGGCCTGCTGGTGTCGGTCATGCTTGGCTATGATATGATGCGGCGCGTGTTCAAAATCAGCGCCTTGGGCGAGGATACGTCGAACGAAGTCCGCAGCCTCCTCGCGCAAAATATTCAAAGCATTGTTGACGCGAAAATCTAA
- a CDS encoding (2Fe-2S)-binding protein has translation MKLSVNGTVHDVDVEEDMPLLWVLRDELGITGPKYGCGISQCGACSVHIDGELVKSCQVAAMDVEGEVTTIEGLGTPDLMHTVQQAWVTHQVAQCGYCQSGQIMAAAALLSQNAAPSDAEIDEGMSANLCRCGTYPRIRAAVKTAALQMKGA, from the coding sequence ATGAAACTTTCGGTAAATGGAACCGTCCATGACGTAGATGTCGAGGAGGACATGCCCCTCTTGTGGGTGTTGCGCGATGAACTCGGCATCACGGGGCCAAAATACGGTTGTGGCATTTCGCAATGTGGGGCGTGTTCGGTCCATATCGACGGCGAGTTGGTCAAATCCTGTCAGGTTGCCGCGATGGATGTCGAGGGCGAAGTTACGACAATCGAGGGGCTTGGCACACCGGATTTGATGCATACTGTCCAGCAGGCTTGGGTCACACATCAAGTGGCGCAATGCGGCTATTGCCAGTCAGGGCAAATCATGGCTGCTGCTGCGCTGTTGTCGCAGAATGCTGCGCCATCAGACGCTGAAATCGACGAAGGCATGTCCGCAAACCTCTGTCGTTGTGGCACCTATCCACGCATTCGCGCCGCCGTGAAAACGGCTGCCTTACAAATGAAAGGCGCTTGA
- a CDS encoding xanthine dehydrogenase family protein molybdopterin-binding subunit: MSRVGKIARRTFLIGSAAIVGGVAFGFYQYKKPIANPLLDGLTDGEAALTPYVRIDADGVTIITPRTDMGQGAYSIQAAMVAEELDIAWQDIKVDPGMPSPAYFNGAVLGEGMPFPATDDGFVATNARAFGHVLGKLLGVQITGGSSTVPDGYEKLRIAGAVARETLKAAAAVQTGQSVPSMKTEDGAVILADGTRISYVDLAAEAANVTLVQEVTLRPETEWKYLGKDMQRIDIVAKSTGTLPYGIDMEMDGMVYATVRTNPRLGGTVLGYDDSEAKAARGVLKVVPITGGAGVIADNTWRAFAAAEMISFEWGPAPYPAEQDALWEAVGASFTNEHQDSQFKDEGDVEADLAKGDVLEATYRIPYLAHAPLEPMNATVLLKDGRLDVWTGTQAPTFALAKIAKTFGIEAENIFLHALSVGGSFGRRLEDDFIVQAVELAVAYPNVPIKMTWTREEDMTHDFPRPMQMSHASGRVEDGKVACFDLGIAAQSVTASQMGRAGMSVPGPDIAIVAGAWDQPYAIPNYRVTGYRVPELLPVSSWRSVGASGNGFLHEGFLDELIHAAGADPLQERLRLCSDDVSRKVLEAVGEMSNWGAKMGEGRGRGVAFNLSFGVPVAEVVEVTQTPDGIKIDKVFVAADVGRVLDPINFENQVQGGVIWGLSHAIMAELTYSDGVADQNNFDGFEAMRLFQAPEIIVRGLENGTKIRGIGEPAVPPAAPALANAIFAATGQRIRELPLYNHIDFVS, from the coding sequence ATGAGTCGCGTTGGAAAAATTGCACGCCGTACGTTCCTGATCGGGTCGGCGGCCATTGTTGGTGGTGTGGCTTTTGGCTTTTACCAATACAAAAAACCAATCGCAAACCCGCTTTTGGACGGGCTGACGGATGGCGAAGCGGCCCTCACGCCCTATGTGCGCATTGATGCCGACGGCGTCACAATCATCACGCCGCGCACCGATATGGGGCAGGGTGCCTACTCCATTCAAGCGGCAATGGTGGCCGAAGAATTGGACATCGCATGGCAGGATATCAAGGTCGATCCCGGTATGCCGAGCCCCGCTTATTTTAATGGCGCGGTTCTGGGCGAGGGGATGCCGTTTCCGGCAACGGACGATGGTTTTGTGGCCACCAATGCCCGCGCGTTTGGTCATGTATTGGGCAAGCTTCTGGGGGTTCAGATCACTGGTGGATCTTCGACCGTCCCTGATGGATACGAAAAACTACGCATCGCAGGGGCCGTTGCCCGCGAGACGTTAAAGGCCGCCGCCGCTGTACAAACGGGCCAATCTGTGCCCTCGATGAAAACCGAAGATGGTGCTGTTATTCTGGCGGATGGAACCCGTATTAGCTATGTGGATTTGGCCGCAGAAGCCGCCAACGTCACGCTTGTTCAAGAGGTCACTTTGCGGCCAGAGACTGAGTGGAAATACCTCGGAAAAGACATGCAGCGCATTGATATCGTGGCAAAATCTACGGGTACTCTTCCCTATGGTATCGATATGGAAATGGACGGTATGGTCTATGCGACCGTGCGCACAAACCCGCGTCTTGGTGGGACCGTTTTGGGGTATGATGACAGCGAGGCAAAAGCCGCGCGCGGTGTTCTCAAGGTTGTTCCTATCACCGGCGGCGCGGGTGTTATTGCCGATAATACATGGCGCGCCTTTGCAGCAGCGGAGATGATTTCCTTTGAATGGGGCCCCGCACCTTATCCTGCAGAGCAGGATGCTTTGTGGGAGGCCGTTGGTGCGTCTTTCACAAACGAGCATCAGGACAGCCAGTTCAAAGATGAAGGCGATGTTGAGGCCGATTTGGCCAAAGGCGACGTGCTTGAAGCGACCTATCGTATCCCTTATTTGGCGCATGCGCCGCTCGAGCCGATGAACGCAACCGTCCTTTTGAAAGACGGGCGTTTGGATGTCTGGACAGGCACCCAAGCCCCTACCTTTGCGCTTGCCAAAATTGCAAAAACCTTTGGCATTGAGGCGGAAAACATCTTTTTGCATGCGTTGAGTGTTGGCGGTAGTTTCGGTCGCCGTTTAGAGGATGATTTTATCGTGCAGGCGGTCGAATTGGCCGTCGCTTATCCAAATGTTCCGATCAAAATGACGTGGACCCGCGAAGAAGATATGACGCATGATTTCCCGCGCCCAATGCAAATGTCACACGCGAGTGGCCGTGTCGAAGATGGTAAAGTCGCGTGTTTTGATTTGGGAATTGCGGCGCAATCCGTGACGGCCTCGCAAATGGGGCGTGCGGGAATGTCCGTACCGGGCCCAGATATCGCGATTGTTGCGGGCGCGTGGGATCAACCCTATGCCATCCCGAATTATCGCGTCACGGGCTATCGCGTTCCCGAGCTTTTACCTGTGAGTTCTTGGCGTTCGGTTGGCGCGTCCGGCAACGGCTTTTTGCACGAAGGGTTTCTGGACGAGCTGATCCACGCGGCGGGGGCCGATCCGTTACAAGAGCGTCTGCGTTTGTGTTCGGATGACGTGTCGCGCAAGGTGCTGGAAGCTGTTGGCGAGATGTCAAACTGGGGCGCAAAAATGGGCGAGGGACGCGGGCGCGGCGTTGCGTTTAACTTGTCCTTTGGAGTTCCGGTGGCGGAGGTTGTTGAGGTGACGCAAACCCCCGACGGGATTAAAATCGATAAGGTTTTTGTCGCCGCCGATGTGGGCCGCGTGCTTGACCCGATCAACTTTGAGAACCAAGTTCAAGGTGGCGTTATTTGGGGGCTGAGCCATGCGATTATGGCGGAGCTGACCTATTCGGACGGTGTCGCCGACCAGAATAATTTCGATGGGTTTGAGGCCATGCGCCTGTTCCAAGCGCCCGAAATTATCGTGCGTGGCCTTGAAAACGGCACGAAAATTCGAGGTATTGGAGAGCCTGCAGTGCCGCCCGCGGCGCCCGCTTTGGCCAATGCGATTTTTGCGGCCACGGGGCAACGCATTCGCGAACTGCCCCTGTATAATCACATTGATTTTGTAAGCTAA
- a CDS encoding DEAD/DEAH box helicase produces MDFDMLGLAPRLVQKLDELGIKTPTPIQSQAIPHAMNGRDVMGLAQTGTGKTAAFGLPLIHALTKTGVKPAPKHAAGLILAPTRELAKQIADNLSAFTKGSHIKVGLVVGGVSINRQIEMMTRGLDLLIATPGRLIDLIDRRAVNLSTTHYLVLDEADQMLDLGFIHALRRIAPLLPKERQTMLFSATMPKQMNELARAYLDNPVRVEVSRPGQTADKVTQSVHYVAQSAKQSLLVELLGTHKEELSLVFMRTKHSAEKLMKSLCAAGFTAGSIHGNKSQGQRDRAIKEFKEGKITVLVATDVAARGIDIQGVGYVYNYDLPNVSENYVHRIGRTARAGASGQAVAFCSSAEMGELRGIEKVTGSPLPIASGRAWENETPAKKPGGGGGRGFGGGGRRAGGGGAGGGAGGAGGGGGAGGAGGGQRRSNGGGGNGGGQGRPNGGGGAGGKPRRSGGGGAGAGAGGQRRSRVSS; encoded by the coding sequence ATGGATTTCGACATGCTGGGCCTTGCCCCCCGTCTCGTACAAAAACTAGACGAGCTGGGCATTAAAACCCCAACTCCAATTCAATCCCAAGCCATCCCGCACGCCATGAATGGCCGCGACGTGATGGGCCTTGCCCAAACCGGTACTGGCAAAACGGCGGCCTTCGGTCTGCCCCTCATCCACGCCTTGACTAAAACAGGCGTTAAACCTGCGCCGAAACATGCCGCTGGCCTTATCCTTGCGCCAACGCGTGAATTGGCCAAGCAAATCGCCGACAACCTCAGCGCCTTTACCAAAGGCAGCCACATTAAAGTTGGTCTCGTTGTGGGCGGTGTTTCCATCAACCGTCAAATCGAAATGATGACCCGTGGCCTTGATCTTTTGATCGCCACTCCGGGCCGTTTGATCGACCTCATCGACCGTCGCGCCGTAAACCTGAGCACCACACATTACCTTGTGCTTGATGAGGCCGACCAGATGCTGGACCTTGGCTTTATCCACGCGCTGCGCCGCATTGCGCCCCTCTTGCCAAAAGAGCGTCAGACAATGTTGTTCTCGGCCACGATGCCAAAACAAATGAACGAACTTGCGCGCGCCTATTTGGACAACCCCGTACGCGTAGAAGTTTCGCGTCCCGGTCAAACCGCCGACAAAGTCACGCAATCGGTGCATTATGTCGCCCAAAGCGCGAAACAAAGCTTGCTGGTTGAGCTTCTCGGCACTCACAAAGAAGAGCTTTCGCTGGTCTTTATGCGCACAAAACACAGCGCCGAAAAACTGATGAAAAGCCTGTGTGCTGCTGGGTTTACCGCCGGTTCCATCCACGGCAACAAAAGCCAAGGCCAACGTGACCGTGCGATCAAAGAATTCAAAGAGGGCAAAATCACAGTGCTCGTTGCGACCGATGTTGCCGCACGTGGGATCGACATCCAAGGCGTAGGCTATGTCTATAACTACGACCTGCCCAATGTTTCAGAAAACTATGTGCACCGTATTGGCCGCACGGCCCGTGCTGGTGCCTCCGGTCAAGCCGTTGCCTTCTGCTCCTCTGCGGAAATGGGCGAATTGCGCGGCATCGAAAAAGTAACCGGAAGCCCGCTTCCAATCGCGAGTGGCCGTGCATGGGAAAATGAAACCCCTGCCAAAAAACCAGGTGGCGGCGGTGGCCGTGGATTTGGTGGCGGTGGTCGTCGCGCAGGCGGCGGCGGTGCCGGAGGCGGCGCTGGTGGTGCTGGTGGCGGAGGCGGCGCTGGTGGTGCTGGTGGCGGCCAACGTCGCTCCAATGGTGGCGGCGGAAACGGTGGCGGCCAAGGGCGGCCAAATGGCGGCGGCGGTGCCGGTGGCAAACCACGTCGCAGTGGCGGCGGCGGTGCTGGCGCAGGTGCAGGCGGCCAACGTCGCTCCCGCGTTTCTTCCTAA
- a CDS encoding GGDEF domain-containing protein, whose translation MNAGGSYYQKVANAYAGATVIVDLDGKIVAVNNAANEKFAFNLGDDFCASFMDPQAALLGLQESAAPNANHLFQIKLAGQETLAIFGTGVVPEPSQSFRGKPSVLLRLETQSALSSRFTSSPTDGLEDLNQRLRFEIERRLKLEMENATLEEKVKRDPKTSLLTRGGMDKALRAHVQETPDVPLIMIYLDLNGFKTINDNLGHDAGDLAIAEVGRILKENLRQDDIAARLGGDEFAVVLKGAQSRAQIQQFVLRLHDLICEPFDYTDPLTKQVHLIDLSFSAGVAKYPSDTKDVGLLTVFADRAMYSAKARGVPSENFTNIRPPRPQ comes from the coding sequence ATGAACGCAGGCGGAAGTTATTACCAAAAAGTAGCTAATGCCTATGCTGGCGCGACCGTCATCGTTGACCTTGATGGAAAAATCGTTGCGGTGAATAATGCAGCCAATGAGAAGTTCGCGTTTAATCTCGGAGATGACTTTTGCGCGTCCTTTATGGACCCACAGGCCGCGTTGCTCGGCTTGCAAGAAAGTGCAGCCCCAAACGCAAACCACCTCTTTCAAATCAAGTTGGCAGGGCAGGAGACCTTGGCTATATTTGGTACAGGTGTGGTGCCGGAACCATCACAAAGCTTTCGGGGCAAACCAAGTGTCCTGCTCCGCCTTGAGACACAAAGCGCCCTTTCGTCACGGTTCACAAGCTCGCCCACAGATGGCCTTGAAGACCTCAATCAACGTTTGCGTTTTGAAATTGAGCGCCGTTTGAAGCTAGAGATGGAAAATGCGACCCTCGAAGAAAAGGTGAAACGCGACCCGAAAACCTCCCTTTTGACGCGCGGCGGAATGGACAAGGCTTTGCGGGCGCATGTTCAGGAAACACCTGATGTGCCGCTGATTATGATTTATCTCGACCTGAATGGTTTCAAAACCATCAACGATAACCTTGGCCATGACGCGGGCGATCTGGCGATTGCCGAGGTCGGGCGCATCCTCAAGGAAAACCTGCGCCAAGACGACATTGCGGCCCGTTTAGGAGGCGATGAATTCGCGGTTGTCCTGAAAGGGGCGCAAAGCCGTGCCCAGATCCAACAATTCGTCCTCCGGCTACATGATCTTATTTGCGAGCCGTTTGACTATACCGATCCTTTGACCAAGCAAGTCCATCTCATTGATCTGAGTTTTTCGGCGGGTGTGGCCAAGTATCCCAGCGATACAAAGGATGTCGGGTTGCTTACAGTCTTTGCGGATCGTGCGATGTATTCGGCAAAGGCGCGGGGGGTTCCGTCGGAGAATTTCACCAATATTCGCCCCCCAAGACCTCAGTGA
- a CDS encoding HlyD family secretion protein: MFEVIGCSLITILPDYLYRRYGQGKRIGHEITLFSVWYVLRYGITACAILTLTLITIIFYYHPSTTNVSSFYRTISILPESNGRVSEIYVTTGQEVKQGDPIFKIDDSTQVANLEAAISAVAEIDAALVLVVSQLAVAEATIAQAKASRDQTANELQRKQDIFKRNPDVVTDKELDSLTQLLANKVGAYDAAVANRDGVITQKELVLPAQKKSAQSHVVEAQVALDKTLISAGVDATIFQLALQVGDIVNPMFRPAGIMVPESDNEGSFIAGFGQISASVIKEGMIAEITCASKPFTVIPMFVSRVQDVIASGQFRPSDRLIDTQDVVRPGTITVELTPLYEGHTDGIISGSNCVANLYSNHHDLIASGTLGFGMKTYYHVTDALALVHAILLRSQALLLPVRTLVLSGGH, translated from the coding sequence ATGTTTGAAGTTATCGGCTGCTCCTTGATCACAATCCTGCCCGATTACCTGTACCGCCGCTATGGTCAGGGCAAGCGTATCGGCCATGAAATCACTCTGTTTTCGGTATGGTATGTCCTGCGCTATGGCATCACGGCCTGCGCAATTCTGACCCTCACGCTGATCACCATCATCTTTTACTACCACCCCTCCACGACCAATGTGTCGTCGTTCTATCGCACCATTTCTATTCTTCCAGAATCGAATGGCCGTGTTTCGGAAATTTATGTGACGACGGGCCAAGAGGTAAAACAAGGCGATCCGATTTTCAAAATCGACGATTCCACGCAAGTGGCCAACCTTGAGGCCGCAATAAGCGCGGTCGCCGAGATTGACGCCGCCCTTGTTTTGGTGGTGTCCCAGCTTGCCGTCGCCGAGGCAACAATCGCCCAAGCCAAAGCCAGCCGAGACCAAACCGCTAATGAGCTGCAGCGCAAACAGGACATCTTTAAACGCAATCCCGACGTGGTAACCGACAAAGAACTCGACTCCTTGACCCAGCTTTTGGCCAACAAAGTCGGTGCATATGATGCTGCTGTGGCAAATCGCGACGGGGTGATCACCCAAAAGGAACTCGTCCTTCCCGCCCAAAAGAAAAGCGCCCAGTCGCATGTTGTTGAAGCCCAAGTTGCCCTCGACAAAACCCTCATCAGTGCCGGTGTGGATGCCACTATTTTTCAACTGGCGCTGCAAGTCGGAGATATCGTAAATCCGATGTTCCGCCCCGCAGGTATTATGGTTCCCGAAAGCGATAACGAAGGCTCGTTCATCGCCGGATTTGGCCAGATATCCGCCAGCGTTATAAAAGAGGGCATGATCGCGGAGATCACCTGTGCTTCAAAACCCTTCACCGTTATTCCAATGTTTGTGTCCCGCGTTCAGGATGTCATTGCTTCGGGCCAGTTCCGCCCGAGCGATCGCCTTATCGACACCCAAGACGTGGTCCGCCCCGGCACAATAACGGTCGAACTGACACCCCTCTATGAGGGACATACCGATGGTATTATTTCGGGGAGCAATTGCGTCGCCAACCTCTATTCAAACCACCACGATTTGATTGCCTCCGGCACCTTGGGATTTGGTATGAAAACGTATTACCATGTCACCGATGCCTTGGCGTTGGTGCATGCAATTTTGCTGCGGTCGCAGGCATTGCTGTTGCCCGTCCGCACCCTAGTTCTATCAGGGGGTCACTGA
- a CDS encoding helix-turn-helix domain-containing protein, whose amino-acid sequence MSTINLENTDQFNETVATFGDRLEAAREAKGLTVEGLAGKIGVEASRVEAWENDADSPRANRIQILAGLLNVSMVWLISGEGNGTSHVADTYDRPAGVNDALGEIAQMKATLTGVLDKLDKLEKRLQEID is encoded by the coding sequence GTGTCCACCATAAACCTTGAGAATACCGACCAATTCAATGAAACCGTCGCCACATTCGGCGACAGGCTTGAAGCCGCGCGCGAGGCCAAAGGGCTGACTGTGGAAGGTCTGGCGGGGAAGATTGGTGTCGAAGCCAGCAGGGTCGAAGCATGGGAAAACGATGCCGACTCGCCGCGCGCAAATCGCATCCAGATTTTGGCAGGATTGTTGAACGTGTCCATGGTCTGGTTGATCAGCGGCGAAGGCAATGGCACCAGCCATGTTGCGGACACATATGATCGCCCCGCTGGCGTGAATGACGCTCTGGGCGAAATTGCACAGATGAAAGCAACACTGACGGGCGTACTCGACAAGCTCGACAAGCTCGAAAAACGCCTGCAAGAAATCGATTGA
- a CDS encoding sensor histidine kinase, which produces MKTARTSFENIWRTLALWGVVLALTVAALALFERQRLVRELTIKSATLHRLASQRADQHDVHLTSLSAIFVAGGAERQDLFLDVTATIKRFYPRILSVDVVPFDPSEAGIQSLPRLEAGTAALIREMAQNSNGALQLHQMPARPTQYFLVKRSPNTDAARHALALVIDANALVASEDPFWERPSVSRRISTPKGDVLTGTIAPDGAGFSMPLGSASQPLILETSLAIHLADLLSVGKTVAAITGVSTLFLLILLGLKQRARRKDAESRAHLSAQETRLAHASRVNAMGEMASGMAHELAQPLTAILSQVQAGRHLVRQGDTGRLAQVLDDTVTQAQRASNILDRLRKWSKPNRAAPTACALHDAVHSVDRLLALEVKTVGATILLQLSKEPIFIVADPVEVEQVVFNLVRNALDASDHPKITIRTQISQGRAILEVLDDGPGVPPDLRPRIFEPFVTGKRDGTGLGLALCQRLVEEMSGDLELAADTPQTTFRLSIPLASPRGSL; this is translated from the coding sequence ATGAAAACGGCGCGCACATCTTTTGAAAATATCTGGCGAACCCTTGCGCTTTGGGGTGTTGTTTTAGCCCTTACTGTTGCAGCCCTGGCGCTTTTTGAACGGCAGAGGCTGGTGCGCGAGCTGACGATCAAGAGCGCAACGCTACATCGTTTGGCGTCTCAGCGCGCCGATCAGCATGACGTACATTTAACGTCCCTTTCTGCGATTTTTGTTGCTGGAGGAGCCGAGCGGCAGGACTTATTCTTGGATGTCACGGCGACAATCAAGCGCTTTTACCCACGCATTCTTTCAGTGGATGTGGTCCCGTTTGATCCATCTGAGGCGGGCATTCAATCGCTCCCGCGCCTAGAGGCTGGGACTGCCGCGCTTATCCGCGAGATGGCCCAAAACTCAAATGGTGCGTTGCAGTTGCACCAGATGCCCGCGCGGCCGACACAATATTTTCTGGTGAAACGCAGCCCCAATACAGATGCAGCGCGGCACGCTCTCGCACTGGTCATCGACGCAAATGCGCTGGTGGCATCGGAGGATCCCTTTTGGGAGCGGCCCTCTGTCTCGCGCCGAATTTCAACACCAAAAGGAGACGTATTGACAGGAACAATCGCGCCCGACGGTGCCGGTTTCTCCATGCCCCTCGGGAGCGCGTCACAGCCATTGATCCTTGAAACATCGCTGGCGATACACCTGGCTGACTTGTTGTCCGTGGGGAAAACCGTTGCTGCAATTACTGGGGTTTCGACGTTATTTTTGCTGATACTCCTTGGCCTTAAACAACGCGCCCGCAGGAAGGACGCCGAAAGTCGTGCCCATTTGAGCGCGCAAGAAACCCGATTGGCCCATGCTTCACGCGTCAATGCGATGGGTGAAATGGCCAGCGGAATGGCGCATGAATTGGCGCAACCCCTGACCGCAATTTTGAGCCAAGTGCAAGCAGGGCGCCATTTGGTCCGGCAAGGGGACACTGGGCGGTTGGCGCAAGTTTTGGACGATACGGTGACGCAGGCGCAAAGGGCGTCCAATATCCTTGATCGCCTCAGAAAATGGAGCAAACCCAATCGTGCCGCGCCCACGGCCTGCGCCCTGCATGACGCGGTGCACAGCGTTGATCGGCTGTTGGCGCTGGAAGTTAAAACCGTTGGGGCCACCATTTTGTTGCAGCTTTCGAAGGAGCCGATTTTTATTGTCGCGGACCCAGTTGAGGTGGAACAGGTTGTGTTTAATCTGGTGCGCAATGCACTTGATGCCTCAGACCACCCGAAAATTACGATCAGAACGCAGATCTCTCAAGGTCGGGCGATTTTGGAAGTTTTGGACGATGGCCCTGGTGTTCCACCCGACCTCAGGCCACGTATTTTTGAGCCTTTTGTAACGGGGAAGCGCGACGGAACGGGCCTTGGGCTGGCGCTCTGTCAACGACTGGTCGAAGAGATGAGTGGCGATTTGGAACTAGCCGCTGACACGCCGCAAACAACATTCCGCCTGTCCATCCCTCTCGCATCCCCTCGAGGTTCCTTATGA